The proteins below come from a single Nocardiopsis gilva YIM 90087 genomic window:
- a CDS encoding 2-hydroxyacid dehydrogenase, whose product MADRVLVPWEENLRNLPEGVRGSVYDGGGEPSGDLSDVVFYVVPYGRTQRVDLIERMPRLRVVQLLTAGYEHVLGVLPDGVTLCSGRGLHDASTAEHALALMLAAQRELPRWSIDQEAHTWYPHYTRSLAGSRVLIIGYGSIGAAVEERLRPNECEVIRVARTARPERDVYGVADLHRLLPQADIVVLVAPHTPETEGIIGATELALLADDALVVNVGRGPLIDTAALLAEKGRIRAALDVTDPEPLPAGHPLWDAPGVAITPHVAGGSATFYPRARSFVDAQVRRWAAGEPLRNVVPTRR is encoded by the coding sequence ATGGCCGATCGTGTGCTGGTGCCGTGGGAGGAGAACCTGCGCAACCTGCCGGAGGGAGTCCGCGGCAGTGTGTACGACGGTGGCGGCGAGCCCTCCGGCGACCTGTCCGACGTCGTCTTCTACGTCGTGCCCTACGGGCGCACCCAGCGCGTCGACCTGATCGAGCGGATGCCGCGGCTGCGCGTGGTCCAGCTGCTCACCGCCGGATACGAGCATGTTCTGGGCGTGCTGCCCGACGGAGTGACGCTGTGCAGCGGGCGCGGACTGCACGACGCGAGCACGGCCGAGCACGCCCTCGCGCTGATGCTCGCCGCCCAGCGTGAACTGCCCCGATGGTCCATCGACCAGGAGGCGCACACGTGGTATCCGCACTACACGCGCTCGCTGGCCGGATCGCGGGTCCTCATCATCGGCTACGGCAGCATCGGCGCGGCCGTCGAGGAGCGGCTGCGGCCCAACGAGTGCGAGGTCATCCGCGTGGCCCGCACCGCGCGCCCCGAGCGGGACGTCTACGGCGTGGCCGACCTGCACCGGCTGCTGCCGCAGGCCGACATCGTCGTGCTGGTCGCCCCGCACACCCCCGAGACCGAAGGGATCATCGGAGCCACGGAGCTCGCGCTGCTCGCCGACGACGCGCTCGTGGTCAACGTGGGACGCGGCCCCCTGATCGACACCGCCGCCCTGCTCGCCGAGAAGGGCCGGATCCGCGCGGCCCTGGACGTCACCGACCCCGAGCCGCTGCCCGCCGGCCACCCGCTGTGGGACGCGCCCGGCGTGGCCATCACACCGCACGTGGCCGGGGGATCGGCGACCTTCTACCCGCGCGCCCGCAGCTTCGTCGACGCCCAGGTGCGGCGCTGGGCCGCGGGCGAGCCGCTGCGGAACGTGGTCCCCACCCGGCGCTGA
- a CDS encoding PadR family transcriptional regulator, whose product MIPDSGSPRSDPPDLPVNSWAILGLLSFGHGLSGYQLRQWAGNILGYFHSVPAMSQIYTELKRLEAHGFVRPVGTDVGADHRSRRRYVITPIGRSALSGWIRASPVEPATCRNGALLRVWLGEHSDPARLREIMREHRDRSEEMRTSASRSREDTETPYVRHRYADIVMRWAERRYAAERDIADQMLSELDALDHD is encoded by the coding sequence ATGATCCCCGATTCCGGTTCACCCCGGTCCGACCCTCCTGATCTGCCCGTGAACTCGTGGGCCATTCTGGGACTGCTCTCCTTCGGCCACGGGCTGTCCGGTTACCAGCTGCGCCAGTGGGCCGGAAACATCCTCGGATACTTCCACAGCGTCCCGGCGATGAGCCAGATCTACACCGAGCTCAAGCGCCTGGAGGCGCACGGGTTCGTGCGCCCAGTCGGCACCGACGTCGGTGCCGACCACCGGTCGCGCCGCAGGTACGTGATCACCCCCATCGGGCGCTCCGCGCTCTCCGGCTGGATCCGCGCCTCCCCGGTCGAACCCGCCACGTGCCGCAACGGGGCTCTGCTGCGGGTCTGGCTCGGTGAGCACAGCGATCCGGCGCGGCTCCGCGAGATCATGCGGGAGCACCGCGACCGCAGCGAGGAGATGCGGACCTCAGCGTCCCGTTCGCGCGAGGATACCGAGACCCCCTACGTTCGCCACCGCTACGCCGACATCGTGATGCGCTGGGCCGAGCGCCGCTACGCGGCCGAGCGGGACATCGCCGACCAGATGCTCAGCGAACTCGACGCCCTCGACCACGACTGA
- a CDS encoding TrmH family RNA methyltransferase: MSVIEVPDPSDERLADYVRLRDVNLRKSLEAEHGLFMAEGEKVIRRALRAGFEPRSMLLTDRRRHALDDVLDSVDAPLYIVTEDVAASLVGFDLHRGALASFRRRPLPAVDDVLRGARRVVVLEDIVDHTNVGAIFRSAAGLGIDAILLAPRCADPLYRRSVKVSMGAVFTQPYTRLDDWYDGLQPVRERGFGLLALTPGAGSLPLAEALDRAGRDRRIALLLGTEGDGLSSHWLDEADVGVRIPMAGRDVDSFNVTAAAAIACYELVRTVS, from the coding sequence ATGAGCGTCATCGAGGTTCCCGACCCGTCGGACGAACGCCTGGCCGACTACGTCCGGCTGCGCGACGTCAACCTGCGCAAGAGCCTGGAGGCCGAGCACGGCCTGTTCATGGCCGAGGGAGAGAAGGTCATCCGGCGGGCGCTGCGCGCCGGGTTCGAACCCCGGTCGATGCTGCTCACCGACCGCCGCCGGCACGCCCTCGACGACGTGCTGGACTCCGTCGACGCCCCGCTCTACATCGTCACCGAGGACGTCGCCGCGTCACTGGTCGGGTTCGACCTGCACCGCGGTGCCCTGGCGTCCTTCCGCCGCCGTCCGCTGCCCGCCGTCGACGACGTCCTGCGCGGCGCCCGCCGGGTCGTCGTGCTGGAGGACATCGTCGACCACACCAACGTCGGCGCCATCTTCCGCAGCGCCGCCGGGCTGGGCATCGACGCCATCCTGCTGGCCCCCCGCTGCGCGGACCCCCTTTACCGGCGCTCGGTCAAGGTGTCGATGGGGGCGGTGTTCACCCAGCCCTACACCCGGCTGGACGACTGGTACGACGGACTTCAGCCGGTGCGCGAACGGGGCTTCGGGCTGCTGGCACTGACCCCCGGCGCGGGATCGCTGCCGCTGGCCGAGGCGCTCGACCGCGCCGGGCGGGACCGGCGGATCGCCCTGCTGCTGGGCACCGAGGGGGACGGGCTGTCCTCGCACTGGCTCGACGAGGCCGACGTCGGCGTGCGCATCCCGATGGCCGGGCGCGACGTCGACTCCTTCAACGTCACCGCCGCGGCGGCGATCGCCTGCTACGAGCTGGTGCGCACCGTGTCCTAG
- a CDS encoding substrate-binding domain-containing protein: MAPGPGGPPPDEKRGVLRSPLGIIAVAAGIVVLLGIAVPVGLRYLGCGETRYLRVATTLSMTPVLQEAADEFNDGDPTYSGVCVFAQAKEMAPHRITTELSGGGTGRSTLTPDVWIPESSAWVELTRVSESGARAIETTPRPLATSPVVLTAPEDAKGVPDPERVSWKEILPGERSPDRPMVMVDPNRGVDGMTAMYAVRQILGRGDKADTAMTDFVHDVQRDTAFGEIDLTGVYPSALGVDPLTVVPEQAVVRYNDRTSNTPLQALYPTEGTVELDYPYVSIGDDPVMRAAADDLYDLLMGDTYQDRLRDLGFRDPDGTASGDLGDREDIIAEPPATHDDLTGDALLGALEDWNRLSMATRALVLADVSKHMSSDLNGGPSRLQVTKDAAQLGLTLFPDRADMGLWLLSSGFGSSGRDEVRGIAELGGSDREDASATRREALSGIAEDISVEGGEPQLYDNILAAYEEVEDAYDEEKINTVILLTAGQDGGSSEISQQELVAELQDRFDPDRPVTMFIIAVGDQPDESGLREVAAATSGSLFVTDDPDEIGEIFLSSVSRRLCVPNCDE; encoded by the coding sequence ATGGCCCCTGGACCCGGCGGCCCGCCGCCCGATGAGAAGCGCGGGGTACTGCGCTCCCCGCTCGGGATCATCGCGGTGGCGGCCGGGATCGTCGTCCTGCTCGGCATCGCCGTTCCCGTCGGACTGCGCTACCTCGGCTGCGGGGAGACCCGCTATCTGCGGGTGGCCACCACGCTGAGCATGACGCCGGTGCTGCAGGAGGCCGCCGACGAGTTCAACGACGGCGACCCGACCTACTCCGGGGTCTGCGTGTTCGCCCAGGCCAAGGAGATGGCGCCGCACCGCATCACGACGGAGCTGTCCGGGGGCGGCACCGGCCGTTCCACGCTCACGCCCGACGTGTGGATCCCGGAGTCCTCGGCCTGGGTGGAGCTGACCCGCGTCTCGGAGTCCGGGGCGCGCGCCATCGAGACCACGCCCCGCCCGCTGGCCACCTCCCCGGTCGTTCTCACGGCGCCCGAGGACGCCAAGGGCGTGCCCGACCCGGAGCGCGTGAGCTGGAAGGAGATCCTGCCCGGCGAGCGCTCACCCGATCGGCCGATGGTGATGGTCGACCCCAACCGCGGCGTCGACGGGATGACGGCGATGTACGCGGTGCGCCAGATCCTCGGACGGGGCGACAAGGCGGACACCGCGATGACCGACTTCGTGCACGACGTGCAGCGGGACACGGCGTTCGGCGAGATCGACCTGACCGGGGTTTACCCCAGCGCACTGGGGGTGGACCCGCTGACGGTCGTCCCCGAACAGGCGGTGGTCCGGTACAACGACCGGACCTCCAACACCCCGCTCCAGGCGCTCTACCCCACCGAGGGAACGGTCGAGCTGGACTACCCCTACGTGTCCATCGGGGACGACCCGGTGATGCGGGCGGCCGCCGACGACCTCTACGACCTCCTGATGGGTGACACCTACCAGGACCGGCTGCGCGACCTGGGGTTTCGCGACCCGGACGGCACGGCCTCCGGCGACCTGGGCGACCGCGAGGACATCATCGCCGAGCCGCCCGCAACGCACGACGACCTCACCGGGGACGCGCTGCTGGGCGCCCTGGAGGACTGGAACCGGCTGTCCATGGCCACCCGCGCGCTGGTGCTGGCCGACGTGTCGAAGCACATGAGCTCCGACCTCAACGGCGGGCCGTCCCGCCTGCAGGTCACCAAGGACGCCGCACAGCTGGGCCTGACGCTCTTCCCCGACCGGGCCGACATGGGCCTGTGGCTGCTCTCCAGCGGGTTCGGTTCCTCGGGCCGCGACGAGGTCCGGGGCATCGCCGAACTCGGCGGGTCCGACCGCGAGGACGCGAGCGCGACCCGGCGCGAGGCGCTGAGCGGGATCGCCGAGGACATCTCGGTCGAGGGCGGGGAGCCGCAGCTGTACGACAACATCCTGGCGGCCTATGAGGAGGTGGAGGACGCCTATGACGAGGAGAAGATCAACACGGTCATCCTCCTGACCGCCGGGCAGGACGGCGGGTCCAGCGAGATCTCGCAGCAGGAACTGGTGGCCGAGCTGCAGGACCGGTTCGACCCGGACCGGCCGGTGACCATGTTCATCATCGCGGTCGGCGACCAGCCCGACGAGAGCGGGCTCCGCGAGGTCGCCGCCGCGACCAGCGGTTCCCTGTTCGTCACCGACGACCCCGACGAGATCGGCGAGATCTTCCTGAGCTCGGTGTCGCGGCGCCTGTGCGTGCCCAACTGCGACGAGTAA